From the genome of Eucalyptus grandis isolate ANBG69807.140 chromosome 2, ASM1654582v1, whole genome shotgun sequence, one region includes:
- the LOC104434737 gene encoding nuclear transcription factor Y subunit B-5 — translation MEDNIGSDEGSTKEQDRLLPIANVGRIMKQVLPPNAKISKQTKETMQECVSEFIGFVTSEASEKCRKERRKTVNGDDICCAMETMGFDDYAGLLRRYLHIYRGLEGEKANQVKAMNNTQQ, via the coding sequence ATGGAAGATAACATCGGTTCTGACGAAGGAAGCACAAAGGAGCAAGACAGGTTGCTCCCAATAGCCAACGTGGGGCGGATCATGAAGCAAGTCCTGCCTCCCAACGCAAAAATCTCCAAGCAAACGAAAGAAACGATGCAAGAATGTGTCTCAGAGTTCATCGGCTTCGTGACCAGCGAAGCATCGGAGAAGTGCcggaaggagaggaggaagacCGTGAATGGTGATGATATTTGCTGCGCTATGGAGACAATGGGTTTCGATGATTATGCTGGTCTGCTAAGAAGGTATTTGCATATATATAGAGGATTAGAAGGGGAAAAGGCTAATCAAGTCAAGGCGATGAACAACACTCAACAGTAG